The sequence below is a genomic window from Methanomassiliicoccales archaeon.
CAACTCTCACGGCGTACCTGCCGCGTCAATAAATGCTCACATTTCATACATGAAATCCGTTACTTCTGGTGCCCTGTACGCCGTGGCTGAGGAGATCTCGCTGAACCCCAAGATCGCGACATACTTGGTGAGTGTCACGGACGATTCTGATGAGAGGATCGCCACGTTCCACGGCATGGTCTATCGAAAGACGCCGAAGAGGGAATGAGCGAACTTTGATGAGGATGAATAATCGAGAGGCCGTCGACCTTGGAACGAGACTGACTGAATCCATCTCAGATTAGAGCATTTCATTAGGACTCTGAGATTATTGATCCTGAATACGGGTTTGAAAGAATGCTGCTCAGAAGTCTGACGAAATCTGACGATAGAAACTAGGATGGTTCTAGAATCTGGGCCACGAACTTCTCAACTATTTCCTGCCAGCCATCCTCCAAGGGACCTTTCATATTCTCAGGTTGAACGAAGACCTTCATCTCCGCCACCTTCCTCAGACCCTTGGCCTTGAGCTGTTCGTCGATCATTGGTATGGTGTGTCGCTCCTTCTCCAATTCCTCTTCCGATGGAATAATACCGGTCTTCTTGTTAGGTCTGGCCGCACTAAAGGTGCCGAAAACCGCATACTTCGTCCCTGATGGCAACGAC
It includes:
- a CDS encoding PaaI family thioesterase translates to MNATEEFFSRDSFAKESGVVLLEASPGRARVKMEVAEKHLNSHGTVHGGAIFTLADTAFAVASNSHGVPAASINAHISYMKSVTSGALYAVAEEISLNPKIATYLVSVTDDSDERIATFHGMVYRKTPKRE
- a CDS encoding flavodoxin family protein, giving the protein MRVELYHASKYGNGAKVAEEFKRLMMAKGNEVNIHHIKEVSPKDLPSADLYVFGSPTHFGKAVGGMIRFLKKLSLPSGTKYAVFGTFSAARPNKKTGIIPSEEELEKERHTIPMIDEQLKAKGLRKVAEMKVFVQPENMKGPLEDGWQEIVEKFVAQILEPS